From a region of the Coprococcus comes ATCC 27758 genome:
- a CDS encoding diguanylate cyclase: protein MNKQDQMTMQEAERKMESLREVFQVVRLVDGKMLMDREKRINAGDLSETCQCYSFWKKDKECENCSSLLALKEQTQKIKFEFLDLQVFQVISRYVEIDGRPYVMEMIQNLDESIQIDQEGYDKLISKLSGYNEKLYTDVLTGIYNRRFFEEKIKNMEDEAGIAVIDLDDFKLHNDTYGHSAGDAALITTANIIKKYIRKTDILIRYGGDEFLLILPSIKKHIFEDKLKLIREKIHDTIVPKYEKMQLSVSIGGAIFREGNIEDAIASADRQMYIAKNYKNMVVTEWDENGKKKEENSASEKLKQQILIVDDSEINREILKEILKEDYRILEAANGEECLEQLERSGTGISLVLLDIVMPEMDGFEVLAAMNQNHWIEDIPVIMISSEDSDSYIRRAYEMGVSDYISRPFDAKIVYQRVLNMIKLYAKQRRLIHLVTRQIYEKERNNRMMIGILSQIVEFRNGESGLHVIHINLITQLLLEQLVKKTGKYQLSWEDRLLIATASALHDIGKIGIDEKILNKPGKLTKEEFEIMKTHTLIGAQMLDNLDMYRNEKLLKLAHEICRWHHERYDGKGYPDGLVGEEIPISAQVVSLADVYDALVSERVYKKAFSHEKALEMIQNGECGTFNPLLLQCMTEAQDKLKTMMEIAEKE, encoded by the coding sequence ATGAACAAACAGGACCAAATGACAATGCAGGAAGCGGAAAGAAAGATGGAATCTTTGAGGGAAGTGTTTCAGGTTGTCAGACTGGTAGACGGGAAAATGCTGATGGATCGGGAAAAACGGATAAATGCAGGAGATTTATCTGAAACGTGTCAGTGTTACAGTTTCTGGAAAAAAGACAAGGAATGCGAGAACTGTAGCTCTCTTCTGGCACTGAAAGAACAGACGCAGAAGATAAAATTTGAATTTCTGGATTTGCAGGTATTTCAGGTGATCTCGCGTTATGTTGAGATTGATGGCAGACCTTATGTTATGGAAATGATTCAGAATCTTGATGAGAGTATTCAGATTGATCAGGAGGGGTATGATAAGCTGATCAGTAAACTGTCAGGATATAATGAAAAGCTATATACGGATGTACTGACTGGGATATATAATCGGCGTTTTTTTGAAGAAAAGATCAAAAACATGGAGGATGAAGCTGGAATTGCAGTGATCGATCTGGATGATTTTAAGCTTCATAACGATACTTATGGACATAGTGCGGGAGATGCGGCACTTATAACGACTGCGAACATTATCAAAAAATATATCCGGAAGACGGATATTCTGATCCGGTATGGTGGAGATGAATTTTTACTGATCCTTCCTTCGATTAAGAAACATATTTTTGAAGATAAGCTAAAACTGATCCGGGAAAAAATCCACGATACGATTGTGCCGAAGTATGAGAAAATGCAGCTTTCGGTCAGCATCGGCGGAGCTATATTCCGCGAAGGCAATATTGAAGATGCTATTGCCAGTGCTGACAGACAGATGTATATAGCTAAAAATTATAAAAATATGGTTGTCACAGAATGGGATGAAAATGGAAAGAAAAAGGAAGAAAATTCTGCATCAGAAAAACTGAAACAGCAGATCCTTATCGTGGATGATTCGGAAATAAACCGCGAGATTCTGAAAGAGATTCTGAAAGAGGACTACCGGATTTTGGAGGCGGCTAATGGAGAAGAATGTCTGGAACAACTGGAACGGTCTGGAACAGGGATCTCACTGGTGCTGCTCGATATTGTGATGCCGGAAATGGATGGATTTGAAGTCCTTGCTGCGATGAACCAGAATCATTGGATTGAAGATATTCCGGTAATCATGATTTCCAGTGAAGATTCAGATAGCTATATCAGACGGGCATATGAGATGGGTGTTTCAGATTACATCAGCCGCCCGTTTGATGCGAAAATCGTATATCAACGCGTCCTGAACATGATCAAGCTATATGCAAAACAGAGGAGACTGATCCATCTGGTGACCAGGCAGATTTACGAAAAAGAGAGAAATAACCGGATGATGATCGGTATCCTGAGCCAGATTGTTGAGTTCAGAAACGGAGAAAGTGGTCTGCATGTGATCCATATCAATCTGATCACACAGCTTTTGCTGGAACAACTGGTGAAAAAGACAGGAAAATATCAGCTCTCATGGGAAGATAGATTATTGATTGCAACAGCATCGGCTTTGCATGATATCGGAAAGATTGGAATTGACGAGAAAATTCTGAACAAACCGGGAAAGCTTACCAAAGAGGAATTTGAGATTATGAAGACACATACCTTAATCGGTGCACAAATGCTGGATAATCTGGATATGTACCGGAATGAAAAGCTGCTCAAGCTTGCACATGAGATTTGCCGCTGGCATCATGAAAGATATGATGGAAAGGGATATCCGGACGGACTTGTCGGAGAAGAAATTCCGATTTCGGCACAAGTAGTATCGCTGGCGGATGTGTATGACGCCCTGGTGAGTGAACGGGTTTACAAGAAGGCATTTTCGCATGAAAAAGCACTGGAAATGATCCAAAATGGTGAATGCGGTACATTTAACCCACTGTTACTCCAGTGTATGACCGAAGCACAGGATAAATTAAAGACAATGATGGAAATAGCAGAAAAAGAATAA
- the metK gene encoding methionine adenosyltransferase, translating into MERLLFTSESVTEGHPDKMCDQISDAILDALMEQDPMSRVACETCATTGIVMVMGEITTNAYVDIQKIVRDTVREIGYTRGKYGFDADTCGVLTAIDEQSSDIAMGVDKALEAKEHKMSDEELEAIGAGDQGMMFGYASDETEEYMPYPIALAHKLARRLTEVRKNGTLPYLRPDGKTQVTVEYDENGVPARLDAVVLSTQHDPDVSQEQIHEDVKKYIFDEILPADMVDENTKFFINPTGRFVIGGPHGDSGLTGRKIIVDTYGGMARHGGGAFSGKDCTKVDRSAAYAARYVAKNIVAAGIAKKCEIQLSYAIGVAQPTSVMVDTFGTGKIADDKLVEIVRENFDLRPAGIIKMLDLRRPIYKQTAAYGHFGRNDLDLPWEKLDKVDTLKKYL; encoded by the coding sequence ATGGAGAGATTATTATTTACTTCTGAATCAGTAACTGAAGGACATCCGGATAAGATGTGCGACCAGATTTCCGATGCGATCCTGGATGCACTTATGGAACAGGATCCAATGAGCCGTGTAGCTTGCGAGACATGCGCGACTACAGGAATTGTTATGGTAATGGGAGAAATTACTACAAATGCATATGTAGATATTCAGAAAATCGTTCGTGATACTGTTCGCGAAATTGGTTATACAAGAGGAAAGTACGGATTTGATGCTGACACATGTGGTGTTCTGACAGCAATTGACGAACAGTCAAGCGATATTGCCATGGGTGTTGATAAAGCTCTTGAAGCAAAGGAACACAAGATGTCAGATGAAGAATTGGAAGCAATCGGTGCAGGAGACCAGGGAATGATGTTCGGATATGCATCTGATGAGACAGAAGAATATATGCCTTATCCGATCGCTCTTGCACACAAACTTGCAAGACGTCTTACAGAAGTAAGAAAGAACGGAACACTTCCATATCTTCGTCCGGATGGAAAAACACAGGTAACAGTAGAATATGATGAAAATGGAGTTCCGGCCCGCCTTGATGCAGTAGTACTTTCTACACAGCATGATCCGGATGTTTCACAGGAACAGATCCATGAAGACGTGAAAAAATACATTTTTGATGAAATCCTTCCGGCAGATATGGTAGATGAGAATACAAAATTCTTCATCAATCCGACCGGACGTTTTGTGATCGGTGGACCACATGGGGACAGCGGCCTTACCGGACGTAAGATCATCGTAGATACTTATGGGGGAATGGCGCGTCACGGCGGTGGAGCTTTCTCAGGAAAAGACTGTACAAAGGTAGACCGTTCAGCAGCTTATGCAGCACGTTATGTTGCTAAGAATATCGTAGCAGCAGGAATTGCTAAAAAATGCGAGATCCAGCTTTCTTATGCAATCGGTGTTGCACAGCCGACATCTGTCATGGTAGATACTTTCGGAACAGGAAAGATTGCAGATGATAAGCTTGTGGAAATCGTTCGAGAGAACTTTGACCTTCGTCCGGCTGGAATTATCAAGATGCTTGATCTGAGACGTCCGATCTACAAACAGACAGCAGCTTACGGACACTTTGGACGTAACGACCTGGATCTTCCATGGGAAAAGTTGGATAAAGTGGATACTTTGAAGAAATATCTTTAA
- a CDS encoding shikimate kinase — protein sequence MKNIIFIGMPAVGKSTVGVVVAKRLGYEFIDTDLLIQKQENRLLREIIAEEGLDGFLSIENQVNRDVEAEHAVISPGGSVVYCEEAMKHYKEIGTIVYLHASFEVINSRLKNAKKRGVALRDGQTLKDLYDERVVLFEKYADITVSEDGLELEETIENVMEVLENQ from the coding sequence ATGAAGAATATTATATTTATCGGAATGCCGGCAGTTGGAAAAAGTACCGTCGGAGTGGTAGTCGCAAAGCGGCTTGGATACGAGTTTATTGATACAGATCTGTTGATTCAGAAGCAGGAGAACAGACTTTTGCGGGAGATTATCGCAGAAGAAGGTCTGGACGGATTCTTAAGTATTGAGAATCAGGTCAATCGTGATGTGGAAGCGGAACATGCGGTGATTTCCCCGGGAGGAAGCGTAGTTTACTGTGAAGAAGCAATGAAGCATTACAAAGAGATCGGAACCATTGTTTATCTGCATGCGTCATTTGAGGTTATCAATTCCAGACTGAAGAATGCAAAGAAAAGGGGAGTTGCACTTCGGGACGGGCAGACGCTGAAGGATCTATATGACGAAAGAGTAGTATTATTTGAAAAATATGCAGATATTACTGTTTCAGAGGATGGACTGGAGCTGGAAGAAACCATTGAAAATGTAATGGAAGTTTTGGAAAATCAATAA
- a CDS encoding DNA topoisomerase III — translation MKALVIAEKPSVARDIARVLKCGKKINGAIEGERYIVTWGLGHLVTLADPEDYDKKYKEWKIDVLPMKPAPFKLEVIKQTGKQFAAVKTQIHRKDVNEIIIATDAGREGELVARLILEKAGSKKPIKRLWISSVTDKAIREGFAKLKNGHEYDALYDAAMCRAEADWLVGINATRALTCKYNAQLSCGRVQTPTLAMIAKREEKIRSFIPESYYGMTAKGQNIMLTWQDQKSKSYRSFDKEKMTGLMKKLDEQKAVVEEIKKTPKKTYAPLLYDLTELQREANQRFGYSAKETLNIMQRLYENHKVLTYPRTDSRYLSKDIVPTIKDRLEACGTGPYRKLAMTAKKKDLSGKLAFVNDAKVSDHHAIIPTEQFVDLSHMTNEERKIYDLVVRRFLAVLYPPFEYEQTQVTVKVGGETFLASGKIVKAQGWRAAYEEEVYSAEDEEEEEAYESGKSLKGQTLPELEKGQEIKGLVLSLTEGKTKPPAHFNEATLLSAMENPTAYMESHDKAMAKTLGETGGLGTVATRADIIEKLFKSFLLEKRGKDIYLTSKAKQLLELVPEELKQPELTADWEMRLSQIAKGKLSRKDFMKDIDKYTDQVVSEIKAGAGTFRHDNLTNSKCPRCGKRMLAVKGKNSEMLVCQDRECGYRETVSRTTNARCPVCHKKMQLKGRGDGQIFVCVCGHKEKLTSFQERRKKEGAGVSKKDVQKYLRQQKDEPVNNPFADALAKIKL, via the coding sequence ATGAAGGCACTTGTAATTGCAGAAAAACCTTCTGTTGCGCGTGATATTGCGCGTGTACTTAAATGTGGGAAAAAGATAAATGGAGCAATTGAAGGAGAGCGTTATATTGTAACCTGGGGACTTGGTCATCTGGTTACCCTGGCAGATCCGGAAGATTACGATAAAAAATATAAAGAGTGGAAAATTGATGTGCTTCCGATGAAGCCGGCTCCATTTAAGCTTGAAGTAATAAAGCAGACCGGAAAACAGTTCGCAGCGGTGAAAACACAGATTCACCGCAAGGATGTGAATGAAATTATCATTGCTACGGATGCAGGACGAGAAGGAGAGCTGGTAGCAAGGCTGATTCTGGAAAAAGCAGGAAGCAAAAAGCCGATCAAGAGGCTGTGGATCTCATCTGTAACAGATAAAGCAATCAGAGAAGGTTTTGCAAAGTTGAAGAACGGGCATGAGTATGATGCGCTTTATGATGCTGCAATGTGCCGTGCCGAGGCAGACTGGCTGGTTGGAATCAATGCAACAAGGGCACTGACCTGTAAATATAATGCACAGCTTTCCTGTGGACGTGTGCAGACACCAACGCTTGCAATGATTGCAAAGAGAGAAGAAAAGATCCGTAGTTTTATTCCGGAAAGTTATTATGGAATGACTGCAAAAGGACAAAATATTATGCTGACCTGGCAGGATCAGAAGTCAAAGAGTTATCGCTCATTCGATAAAGAGAAAATGACCGGACTGATGAAAAAGCTGGATGAACAGAAAGCGGTAGTGGAAGAGATTAAAAAAACACCGAAAAAAACGTATGCACCGCTTTTGTATGATCTGACAGAGCTGCAGAGAGAAGCCAATCAGCGGTTTGGATATTCGGCGAAAGAGACGCTGAATATCATGCAGAGACTGTATGAGAATCATAAGGTGCTGACCTATCCGAGAACGGATTCCAGATATCTGAGCAAAGACATTGTTCCGACGATCAAGGATCGTCTGGAGGCGTGTGGTACAGGACCGTACCGTAAGCTTGCAATGACAGCGAAGAAAAAGGATCTGAGCGGAAAGCTCGCTTTTGTAAATGATGCGAAGGTATCGGATCATCATGCGATCATCCCAACGGAGCAGTTTGTGGATCTGAGTCATATGACAAATGAAGAGCGGAAGATTTATGATCTGGTTGTGCGGCGTTTTCTTGCTGTGCTTTATCCGCCATTTGAGTATGAGCAGACACAGGTTACGGTGAAGGTTGGCGGTGAAACTTTTCTTGCGTCTGGAAAGATTGTGAAAGCGCAGGGATGGCGGGCTGCTTATGAAGAGGAAGTCTATTCGGCTGAGGATGAAGAAGAGGAAGAGGCATATGAGTCTGGAAAGAGTTTGAAAGGACAGACACTGCCGGAACTGGAAAAAGGACAGGAGATTAAAGGACTTGTGTTGTCATTGACAGAAGGTAAAACGAAGCCACCGGCACATTTTAATGAAGCAACACTTTTGTCAGCAATGGAGAACCCGACGGCTTATATGGAAAGCCATGACAAAGCGATGGCGAAAACGCTTGGCGAGACAGGAGGATTGGGAACGGTTGCGACAAGAGCGGATATTATTGAAAAACTTTTTAAAAGCTTTTTGCTGGAAAAGCGTGGAAAAGATATCTATCTTACATCGAAAGCGAAGCAGCTTCTGGAACTTGTGCCGGAAGAGTTAAAACAGCCGGAACTTACAGCAGACTGGGAAATGCGTTTGTCGCAGATTGCGAAGGGAAAGCTTTCGCGGAAGGATTTTATGAAGGATATTGATAAATATACGGATCAGGTGGTTTCTGAGATTAAGGCGGGAGCTGGAACGTTCCGACATGATAATCTGACAAATAGTAAATGTCCGCGATGTGGTAAGAGAATGCTTGCAGTGAAAGGAAAGAACAGTGAGATGCTGGTTTGTCAGGACAGAGAGTGCGGATACCGCGAAACAGTATCACGGACAACGAATGCGAGATGTCCTGTGTGTCACAAGAAGATGCAGCTGAAAGGAAGAGGGGATGGACAGATTTTTGTGTGTGTCTGCGGACATAAGGAGAAGCTGACATCGTTCCAGGAGAGACGGAAGAAAGAAGGTGCGGGAGTCAGCAAGAAGGATGTGCAGAAATATTTAAGACAGCAGAAGGATGAGCCGGTGAATAATCCATTTGCGGATGCGCTGGCTAAGATTAAGTTGTAG
- a CDS encoding sensor histidine kinase, which yields MKLRTKLVISFVTMITIPTILTTAFIFGIARYQIGVIEHTYGITGEEYKDFAKSIRVLGDMPEIQQFIISACIAVVLILTFTAMIMMVWIYGSIISPIHKLQEAAQNVEEGNLNFEIKPEKDDEMGRLMQAFEKMRIRLRDNAEEKLKSDRESKELISNISHDLKTPITAIKGYVEGIRDGVADTPEKMEKYIGTIYNKANEMDTLINELTLYAKIDTNRIPYNFAPLSVNDYFNDCAEDIEMELDSKNVEFGYFNYVEGDQKIIADPEQLKRVINNIVSNSLKYMEREHGLINLRVKDVGDFIQVELEDNGKGIAAKDLPNIFDRFYRTDASRNSSKGGSGIGLSIVKKIIEDHGGKIWATSREGVGTVMYFVIRKYQEVPINE from the coding sequence ATGAAACTAAGGACGAAACTGGTGATTTCTTTTGTGACGATGATCACGATACCGACTATCCTGACAACGGCATTTATATTTGGAATTGCGCGTTATCAGATCGGAGTCATTGAGCATACTTATGGAATTACCGGTGAGGAATATAAAGATTTTGCAAAATCCATCAGAGTGTTGGGAGATATGCCGGAGATCCAGCAGTTTATTATAAGCGCATGTATCGCAGTAGTCCTGATTCTGACATTTACAGCGATGATCATGATGGTGTGGATTTATGGAAGTATCATCAGTCCGATTCACAAGTTGCAGGAAGCAGCGCAGAACGTAGAAGAAGGCAATCTGAATTTTGAGATCAAGCCGGAAAAAGATGATGAGATGGGACGGCTGATGCAGGCATTTGAAAAGATGCGGATCCGTCTGAGAGATAATGCAGAGGAGAAGCTGAAGAGTGACCGGGAAAGCAAAGAACTGATCAGCAATATTTCCCATGACTTAAAGACGCCGATCACAGCGATCAAGGGCTATGTGGAAGGAATCCGTGACGGGGTTGCAGATACGCCGGAGAAGATGGAAAAATATATCGGAACCATTTATAATAAGGCGAATGAGATGGATACGCTGATCAACGAACTGACCTTATATGCGAAGATCGATACAAACCGGATCCCGTATAACTTTGCACCGCTTTCAGTCAACGATTATTTCAATGACTGTGCCGAAGATATTGAGATGGAGCTGGATTCAAAGAATGTAGAGTTTGGTTATTTCAATTATGTAGAGGGTGATCAGAAGATCATTGCAGATCCGGAACAGTTAAAGAGAGTGATCAACAACATTGTCAGCAATTCTTTGAAATACATGGAACGAGAGCACGGGCTGATCAATCTGCGGGTAAAGGACGTAGGTGATTTTATTCAGGTAGAGCTTGAGGATAACGGAAAAGGAATCGCAGCGAAAGATCTGCCGAATATATTTGACCGGTTCTACCGGACGGATGCTTCAAGGAATTCATCCAAGGGCGGAAGCGGAATCGGTCTTTCAATCGTGAAGAAGATCATTGAAGATCACGGTGGCAAAATCTGGGCGACCAGCCGGGAAGGTGTTGGCACAGTGATGTATTTTGTAATCAGAAAATATCAGGAGGTACCGATAAATGAGTAA
- a CDS encoding UDP-N-acetylglucosamine 1-carboxyvinyltransferase translates to MEQYIIKGGNPLVGEVEIGGAKNAALAILAAAIMTDETVTIDNLPDVNDINVLLEAISGIGAEVDRIDRHTVRINGSNIENFDIEYDYIKKIRASYYLLGALLGKYKRAEVALPGGCNIGSRPIDQHLKGFRALGAYVDIEHGKIIAEAERLIGKHIYFDVVSVGATINVMMAASMAEGLTILENVAKEPHVVDVANFLNSMGANIRGAGTDVIKIRGVSRLHKTDYSIIPDQIEAGTFMFAAAATRGDVTVMNVIPKHLEATIAKLVEIGCEVEEFDDAVRVVSKGDLHNTQVKTLPYPGFPTDMQPQIGVTLALCKGTSTITESIFENRFKYLSELARMGANVKVEGNAATIEGVDKFSGARVSAPDLRAGAALVIAGMAADGITIVDDIVYIQRGYERFEEKLRSLGAVIERVSTEREIQKFKLKVG, encoded by the coding sequence ATGGAACAGTATATTATTAAGGGTGGCAATCCGCTGGTCGGCGAAGTCGAGATCGGTGGAGCAAAGAATGCAGCACTGGCAATTCTGGCAGCTGCGATTATGACAGATGAGACAGTTACTATCGATAATCTTCCGGATGTCAACGATATCAACGTTCTGCTGGAAGCAATCAGTGGAATTGGTGCCGAGGTTGACCGTATTGACCGGCACACAGTCAGAATCAACGGAAGCAACATTGAAAATTTTGATATAGAATATGATTACATCAAGAAGATCCGTGCATCTTATTACTTGCTCGGAGCACTTCTTGGTAAGTATAAAAGAGCAGAAGTCGCTCTTCCGGGAGGATGCAATATCGGAAGCCGTCCAATCGACCAGCATCTGAAAGGTTTTCGTGCGCTTGGTGCTTATGTGGATATCGAGCATGGCAAGATTATCGCAGAAGCAGAGCGTCTGATCGGAAAGCACATTTATTTTGATGTGGTAAGCGTAGGAGCTACGATTAACGTTATGATGGCAGCATCGATGGCAGAAGGACTTACGATCCTTGAGAATGTGGCAAAAGAGCCTCATGTTGTCGATGTGGCAAACTTCCTGAACAGTATGGGAGCGAACATTCGTGGAGCAGGTACGGACGTGATCAAGATCCGCGGTGTATCCCGCCTTCATAAGACAGATTATTCTATCATTCCGGATCAGATCGAAGCCGGCACATTTATGTTTGCGGCAGCAGCAACCAGAGGTGATGTGACTGTTATGAATGTCATTCCGAAGCATCTGGAAGCTACGATTGCAAAGCTTGTTGAGATCGGATGTGAAGTAGAAGAATTTGATGATGCAGTGCGTGTTGTGTCAAAAGGAGATCTTCATAATACACAGGTGAAGACTCTTCCATATCCGGGATTCCCGACAGATATGCAGCCGCAGATCGGTGTTACACTTGCTCTTTGTAAAGGGACAAGCACGATTACAGAAAGTATTTTCGAGAATCGTTTCAAATATCTTTCAGAACTTGCAAGAATGGGTGCAAATGTCAAGGTTGAAGGCAATGCAGCGACTATCGAAGGCGTAGATAAATTCTCGGGAGCAAGGGTCAGTGCACCGGATCTTCGTGCAGGAGCAGCACTTGTGATTGCAGGAATGGCCGCAGATGGCATTACGATCGTAGATGACATCGTATATATCCAGAGGGGATACGAACGTTTTGAAGAGAAGCTCAGAAGTCTCGGTGCAGTGATCGAGAGAGTTTCTACAGAACGTGAGATCCAGAAATTCAAGTTAAAAGTAGGTTAA
- a CDS encoding response regulator transcription factor, translating to MSKILIVEDEESIADLEKDYLELSGFEVEVANDGQTGLDKALFGDFDLVILDLMLPGVDGFEICRKVRAEKNTPIIMVSAKKDDIDKIRGLGLGADDYMTKPFSPSELVARVKAHLARYERLIGSAVEENKVIEIRGLKIDTTARRVWVNGVEKNFTTKEFDLLTFLASHPNHVYTKDELFSEIWDMESIGDIATVTVHIKKIREKIEYDTSNPQYIETIWGVGYRFKM from the coding sequence ATGAGTAAGATTTTAATTGTAGAAGACGAAGAGAGTATTGCAGATCTGGAGAAAGATTATCTGGAGCTGAGTGGATTTGAAGTAGAGGTTGCAAATGATGGACAGACAGGGCTTGATAAGGCGCTTTTCGGTGATTTTGATCTGGTGATCCTGGATCTGATGCTTCCGGGCGTGGATGGCTTTGAGATTTGTCGTAAGGTTCGTGCAGAAAAGAATACACCGATCATCATGGTATCTGCGAAAAAAGATGATATCGACAAGATCAGAGGACTCGGACTTGGGGCTGATGACTATATGACCAAGCCGTTTAGTCCAAGCGAGTTGGTGGCAAGGGTAAAAGCACATCTGGCACGTTATGAGCGGCTGATCGGAAGTGCCGTGGAAGAGAATAAGGTGATTGAGATCCGTGGACTTAAGATTGATACCACTGCACGCCGAGTGTGGGTAAACGGAGTGGAGAAGAATTTTACAACAAAAGAGTTTGATCTTCTGACCTTCCTTGCCAGTCATCCGAACCATGTATATACCAAGGATGAACTTTTCAGCGAGATCTGGGATATGGAATCCATCGGAGATATCGCAACGGTAACTGTGCACATCAAGAAAATCCGTGAGAAAATTGAATATGATACCTCAAATCCACAGTATATTGAGACAATCTGGGGTGTGGGATATCGTTTCAAGATGTAA
- a CDS encoding DUF2185 domain-containing protein, giving the protein MNNEIVNAMEELENWLADPAELGRKPAKIEYTASFEDEDGIKCMIFKFKKSFFGKWLLGIVSESGTFSEMKEYNSSTETEDAKALLHILKEYWKKMAEKEQGFIEIPIENLIEWDEPNGEGCIVSDKITKEGYKVGYMLREEPTEGNPDSGWRFMAGNEDDEYMDNPDNHHVFALNTICNYDSDIIPYLHAKIGSAFIRVDESHFEKYHEFKPMFIQKQ; this is encoded by the coding sequence ATGAATAATGAAATTGTGAATGCTATGGAGGAACTTGAAAACTGGTTGGCTGATCCGGCTGAGCTGGGGCGGAAACCGGCGAAGATTGAGTATACAGCTTCTTTTGAGGATGAGGATGGGATCAAATGTATGATCTTTAAATTCAAGAAATCTTTCTTTGGAAAATGGCTTCTTGGGATCGTCAGTGAATCCGGAACCTTTAGTGAGATGAAGGAATACAATTCTTCCACAGAAACAGAAGATGCAAAAGCATTGCTTCATATTTTAAAAGAATACTGGAAAAAAATGGCAGAAAAAGAGCAGGGATTTATCGAAATTCCGATTGAAAATCTGATCGAATGGGACGAGCCGAATGGGGAAGGTTGTATCGTTTCCGATAAGATCACAAAAGAAGGCTACAAAGTCGGCTACATGCTCCGAGAAGAGCCAACAGAAGGGAATCCGGACAGTGGCTGGAGATTCATGGCTGGTAATGAAGATGACGAATATATGGACAATCCGGATAATCATCATGTCTTTGCACTCAACACCATCTGCAATTACGACAGCGATATTATCCCTTATCTTCATGCCAAAATCGGATCTGCTTTCATACGTGTAGATGAGTCCCATTTTGAAAAATATCATGAATTTAAGCCTATGTTCATCCAAAAGCAATAA